CACTAGTCGGACTCATAATGTCCTTGAATTCACCACTTTTAATCGTGTTGAATTTGACTCCATACTCATTAGCCAACTCTTTATAGTTCACACTCTGCATAATAACCCCAAGGGAACCTGTTAGCGTTTGTTTAGAAGCATAAATTTGATCTGCTGGTGTGGAAATGTAATATCCGCCAGAAGCCGCCATAGAGCCCATGGAAACATAAAGCTTTTTCCCTGCTTCTTTAAGTTCCAGTAATTCTTTATGGATCTGGGCACTTTCAAACACACCGCCACCAGGAGAATTCACATACAAAAGAACACCCTTAATCGTGTTGTCCTTCTTTATAGCTTCAAGTTGATCTAGTAAACGTTCGTGATTGTAGCCAGCATCATTAAAAGGATTTGTTCCCTGTCCACTTAATATCGTACCCTCTACTGAAATACGTGCAATTCGTTTTTGTGCAGAACCTCTCTCGACAACTTTTTCTTTAGGTGTTTCATCTCCAGCTAACATATTAGATCTGGACTCAGAGAAAGAATCGCTCATCACTAAACCAATACTTTGAGTCAGTATTGCAAAAATGAGTAATGCTGCAGCAATGAGAATCGCTACAATTCGTTTAGACATATATCATCTGCCCTTTCTTTTATAAATTCATTCAAATATCATTTTGTTATTCGATATGCAAGTTGC
Above is a window of Pontibacillus yanchengensis DNA encoding:
- the sppA gene encoding signal peptide peptidase SppA, with protein sequence MSKRIVAILIAAALLIFAILTQSIGLVMSDSFSESRSNMLAGDETPKEKVVERGSAQKRIARISVEGTILSGQGTNPFNDAGYNHERLLDQLEAIKKDNTIKGVLLYVNSPGGGVFESAQIHKELLELKEAGKKLYVSMGSMAASGGYYISTPADQIYASKQTLTGSLGVIMQSVNYKELANEYGVKFNTIKSGEFKDIMSPTSEMTQEDRDILQSLVDDSYQDFVNVIKNGRDMSESKVKDLADGRIYSGKQALDNGLIDELGFEEDALSALKEEIGGDPQVFEFKPRNPYMFGLPFNVKSFLPNSEVKWIQEMIQDRQGPTMMYLYTD